One Cryptomeria japonica chromosome 9, Sugi_1.0, whole genome shotgun sequence genomic window carries:
- the LOC131047044 gene encoding uncharacterized protein LOC131047044 produces MAVVDLLRFAVRAGKNCVCTNGEIEDTEEAFQNPERQIAEIDEDLVKRGMKPSEKVKRCIKRKERKKPQKQNECEGVIPYVWHRCKISRRLDECKSKIVRSLEKLGLPSLKEKKCKIIFSEQMAADIHAEERCIMVSPEESLCTAYIGVDIWPNNSPMTLMQALASHGCKRNRRFFMVRAKILEIVICSTALLSRIAFSCK; encoded by the exons ATGGCTGTCGTTGATTTGCTCCGCTTTGCAGTGCGTGCGGGCAAAAATTGTGTTTGCACGAATGGAGAAATTGAAGACACAGAGGAGGCTTTTCAAAACCCTGAGAGGCAGATCGCAGAAATTGATGAAGATCTCGTGAAAAGAGGGATGAAACCCTCGGAGAAAGTGAAAAGatgtatcaaaagaaaagaaagaaagaaaccgCAAAAGCAAAATGAGTGTGAAGGTGTCATTCCATATGTTTGGCATCGCTGCAAGATAAGCCGCCGGCTGGACGAATGCAAGTCCAAAATAGTCAGAAGTCTTGAAAAGCTGGGGCTGCCCTCCTTGAAAGAAAAGAAATGTAAAATTATTTTCAGCGAACAAATGGCTGCGGATATTCATGCCGAGGAAAGATGCATAATGGTCTCACCCGAGGAATCTTTATGCACAGCTTATATTGGTGTAGATATATGGCCAAACAATTCTCCCATGACGCTTATGCA AGCTCTGGCGTCTCATGGATGCAAACGAAATCGGAGATTTTTCATGGTGAGGGCAAAAATTTTGGAAATTGTAATTTGTTCTACCGCCCTTCTGAGCAGAATTGCATTTTCGTGTAAGTGA